In Serinicoccus marinus DSM 15273, the genomic stretch CTGGAGCGGCTTGGCCTGGTCCGTCACGTCATCACGCAGAACGTCGACGGGCTGCACCAGCAGGCCGGCAGCCGACGGGTCCTGGAGCTGCACGGCACCCTCTCCAGCGTGGTGTGCCTGGACTGCGGGGAGGTGACGACCCGCGCCCAGGTGCAGGACTGGCTCGCCGAGGCCAACCCCGGGTTCCTGGCCGTGGTCGACGCCACCTCGCCGGTGCGCCCGGACGGCGACGTCGCGCTGCCCGAGGCCCAGGTGGAACGCTTCCGCACGCCCCGGTGCCTGGTCTGCGGGCAGGACCGGCTCAAGCCCGACGTCGTCTTCTTCGGCGGCTCGGTGGACAAGGAGGTCGTGGCGCGGGCCTACACCTTCGTCGAGCAGGCCCGCACCCTGCTCGTGCTCGGCTCCTCGCTGCAGGTGATGAGCGGCTACCGGTTCGTCCGACGAGCGGCGCGCGAGGGCATACCCGTCGCCGTGGTCACCCGGGGCGGCACGCGGGGCGACGCCGAGACGACGGTAGGGGTCGATGCCCTGGTCGGTGACGTGCTGCCGGCGCTGGTCGCCGACCTCGGTGGTTAGGCTGGGCGAGGACGGTCCGGACGGGCCGCCGGCGAGGAGGTCGCTGTGGTCACCTACGAGCAGCTGGGTGAGATGTACGACGCCGAGGTCGTCGACCAGGACGGGCACAAGGTCGGCGGGATGTGCCAGGTCTACCTCGACAACGGCACGGGGAGCCCGGCGTGGGTGTCGGTCCGGACCGGGTGGTTCGGCGGGCGCAAGGTCTTCTGCCCGGTGTCCAACGCCACGATCCAGCGCGGCCGCATCCAGGTGCCCTACCCCCTCGCGATGATCAAGGACGCACCGGACATCCCGTGCGACGGGCACCTGACCGAGGACGAGGAGGAGCAGCTCTACGACTACTACTCCGTGGACGAGGGGCCGGCCCCCTCGGGCTGAGCGCAGGAGTTGCGGCGTCGGCCCCGGAGAGGATGGAGGGGCCGGGGACCGACGCCGCGGTCGGGGTCGTCGGTGCAGTGGCACCCGGGGTCGCGTCGGGGAGGTGGCCTCAGACCCGACGCAGGACCGCGGTGACCTTGCCGAGGATCACGGCGTGATCGCCGTCGATCGGCTCGTAGGAAGGGTTGTGGGGGATGAGCCAGGTCTTGCCGTCCCGGTGGCGGTAGGTCTTGACGGTGGCCTCGTTGTCGAGCATCGCGGCGACGATCTCCCCGTTGACCGCCGTGGGCTGGCGGCGCACGAC encodes the following:
- a CDS encoding PRC-barrel domain-containing protein; translated protein: MVTYEQLGEMYDAEVVDQDGHKVGGMCQVYLDNGTGSPAWVSVRTGWFGGRKVFCPVSNATIQRGRIQVPYPLAMIKDAPDIPCDGHLTEDEEEQLYDYYSVDEGPAPSG
- a CDS encoding NAD-dependent protein deacetylase, translating into MSAVGPLDSALTLPAQTSVEPGRYARLRELVRAGGVVALTGAGMSTASGIPDYRGPDGTRRVQPMQHGEFVGSADVRRRYWARAYVGWTRFAAARPNAAHRAVADLERLGLVRHVITQNVDGLHQQAGSRRVLELHGTLSSVVCLDCGEVTTRAQVQDWLAEANPGFLAVVDATSPVRPDGDVALPEAQVERFRTPRCLVCGQDRLKPDVVFFGGSVDKEVVARAYTFVEQARTLLVLGSSLQVMSGYRFVRRAAREGIPVAVVTRGGTRGDAETTVGVDALVGDVLPALVADLGG